ATTATTAGTCTGCAAATTATAACGGAGGCAAAACGGGCTTTACAATTCAGCGCCAAGCCGGTTAAAGAAATTGCTTTCGAACTTAACTTCAATTCTGCTGAACAATTCAGCCATTTTTTCAAAAAATATACGCAATTTTCTCCCCAGCTATACCGGGTTGGTTTTGTAAAAATTGGCATGTGATCAACCGGATTTGACATTCTCTGCTGCTTCTGACTTAACTAATTTTGTACATGAAATTAATGTCAAACAAATCAGTTAAATCATTAGTAATATGTCAGTTAATAAATTAAAATCCGTAGCCGGAATTCAAATTCCCGATAGCGTCATATCCACGCAGGCCACAGAACTTTTACTTGAACACGGTACTGAGTTCATTTATAATCATTCGCTTCGCGTGTTCCTTTTTGCTTCTTTGAACGGAAAAAGAAATGCATTGCAGTATGACGCCGAATTATTATACGTAAGTTCTATTTTCCATGATCTTGGCCTGACCTCTCATTACAGCAGTTCGGATTTACGTTTTGAGGTCGACGGGGCTAATGCGGCGCGTGATTTTTTAAAAAGCCACGGTTTGCCAAAAGAATCGCTGCAACTTGTTTGGGACACGATTGCGCTGCACACAACAATTGGCATTGCTGAACATAAGGAGGCGGAAGTCGCGCTGATGTACTCTGGCGTCGGGCTGGATGTGATGGGTGAAGGTTATGAAAATCTGAGTGAAGCAAATCGTATGGAAATCATATCCGCATTTCCGCGTAATGATTTCAAGAAGAATATTATCCCCACATTTTTCTCGGGTTTTGAACATAAGACTGAGACAACTTTTGGCAATATAAAAGCTGATGTTTGTGCTTATATGATCCCGAATTTTCACCGTAAAAACTTCTGTGACTGTATCTTACATTCACCATGGAGTGAATAATTTAATTTCAAAAAATAATCCTGTTGACGTATATCAGCAGGGTTGTTTTTTTTCCAACAATATAACCGCTTAGTTTTTTCCCTCCTTCTTCAAAATCTGGTGCCGTTAAACTGGACACCTCGTTAATCATACTTTCGCCTTCAAGAATCACAATCATTCGCCACGGAGTCGATATGTTTTTCAAAACAGAAGATGCGTAAGGAGCATCAGTTGATGACATAATCGCGCCCGGCAAAACTCCAAAGCCAGCATAAAATCTTTCTATTTTATTGGCCTTGTTATGCGGAATTCAATCAAATAATTAAGGATTTCCAGCTTGGTTCTATCACAGATTTAAATCAATCAAAACCAGTAAAATAATACTGCAAACTAGCCTTAGGCTGCGAGGCCAAAACTGGTTACAGGCAACACTCTGCGAACATATTATCCCAATATTTCCTTCGTCGGTAAATCGTAACACAATCTTCACCAGGAATCTGGACCTATATCAGAAGATTTGCCAGAATTTTGATCCGTCTTCTTTTTGATTGACCTACCCTGCTCCTTTTGAAATCCTACATTATTAATCCAACTAATTTAAACAAGAAATGAAGAGAATTTTTACAGAAGAAAATGCGATTTGTACCCGCCGGATAAAACGGGCAGTCCAAAATGCTTTTTTGATCTTCCTGTTTTCCTTGATAGGTTTTAAAAATCTACAAGCACAGGCTGTTACACAAAGCGGGTTCATATCCGTCCTTACTCCACAGTACATGTCAAGTGGAACTTCAACCCGCTTGCCGGTTATGTTCAGAGCGACAGTAACTGGCTTGACGGCAAACACGCTTTACAGATACTTTACAGGCGGCGCCATATCAACTGATTTTGGCGGGACAAATCCTGGTGCGGGTAACCCACTGATGATCAGCGCGAGCGGTACAACTTATACGTATTCATCTGGCGCATCTACCACATCCGCTGGTAATTATGAAACTTTCACAACCGATGGCACTGGAAACTACACCGGCTGGTTTGGTTTTGTAAATACAGGAAATGCCCGCTTCACTGCTGGTAACGATATTTATCCTGTCATAGTTATAGCCAGTTCAACAGGAACCATTTTATTCCGCA
The nucleotide sequence above comes from Dyadobacter subterraneus. Encoded proteins:
- a CDS encoding HD domain-containing protein, with protein sequence MSVNKLKSVAGIQIPDSVISTQATELLLEHGTEFIYNHSLRVFLFASLNGKRNALQYDAELLYVSSIFHDLGLTSHYSSSDLRFEVDGANAARDFLKSHGLPKESLQLVWDTIALHTTIGIAEHKEAEVALMYSGVGLDVMGEGYENLSEANRMEIISAFPRNDFKKNIIPTFFSGFEHKTETTFGNIKADVCAYMIPNFHRKNFCDCILHSPWSE